From Microbacterium croceum, a single genomic window includes:
- a CDS encoding ABC transporter ATP-binding protein, which translates to MTDTTFDIRGLSAGYPHGRAVSTGLDLTITRGSFVAIIGPNACGKSTLLRTIARLLPALAGSVLLDGRDIRERGAKELARELGLLSQSAEAPDGMRVADLIARGRYPHRRAFSAWSDADEQAVRRAMERTSVLELTDRPVDELSGGQRQRVWLAMALAQETDVLLLDEPTTFLDITHQLDMLDLFRAINHEHGTTVVAVLHDLNQAARYADRIVAMRDGAIVRTGAPEEVLTPEVMSRVFDLDCTVIADPETGTPMVVPRRR; encoded by the coding sequence GTGACCGACACGACATTCGACATCCGCGGCCTGTCGGCCGGCTATCCGCACGGGCGGGCTGTCTCCACGGGACTCGACCTCACGATCACCCGCGGCTCCTTCGTCGCGATCATCGGCCCGAACGCCTGCGGCAAGTCGACGTTGCTGCGCACGATCGCGCGACTGCTGCCCGCACTCGCCGGATCCGTTCTGCTCGACGGGCGCGACATCCGCGAGCGCGGGGCGAAGGAGCTCGCCAGGGAGCTGGGTCTGCTCAGCCAGTCGGCGGAGGCGCCGGACGGGATGCGGGTGGCCGACCTGATCGCCCGCGGCCGGTATCCGCACCGACGCGCATTCTCGGCGTGGAGCGACGCCGACGAGCAGGCGGTGCGGCGGGCGATGGAGAGGACCTCGGTGCTCGAGCTGACTGATCGCCCGGTCGACGAGCTCTCGGGTGGGCAGCGGCAGCGCGTGTGGCTCGCGATGGCTCTCGCCCAGGAGACCGACGTGCTGCTGCTGGACGAGCCGACGACCTTCCTCGACATCACGCATCAGCTCGACATGCTGGATCTGTTCCGCGCGATCAACCACGAGCACGGCACGACCGTCGTCGCCGTGCTGCACGACCTGAATCAGGCCGCGCGGTATGCGGATCGGATCGTCGCGATGCGCGACGGGGCCATCGTGCGCACCGGAGCCCCGGAGGAGGTGCTCACGCCCGAGGTGATGTCGCGCGTGTTCGACCTCGACTGCACCGTGATCGCCGACCCCGAGACCGGCACGCCGATGGTGGTGCCGCGGCGACGGTGA
- a CDS encoding DUF6882 domain-containing protein gives MTFAALQPLADRAALFTALRQDALSAAADALGEHRWDADMAAGTLTFTANADPSRQLVTRAHLIATIAPGPRSLLWAWAHPQGDPQGIAAQLQAYGAEHGIVELTSPEVPFPADAAADEEWIAQAAHVVGGVAVELTGRAPYYSAPVGGGTRAVFLLDAPIAPLTVADAVIALPRILSGTALTDARTAVWDLARLANWTLTWTDESFGGATVVDGSGSATFRFDEQARITGIESTLADS, from the coding sequence ATGACCTTCGCCGCGCTCCAGCCCCTCGCCGACCGTGCCGCCCTGTTCACCGCGCTCCGTCAGGACGCGCTCTCCGCCGCCGCCGATGCGCTCGGCGAGCACCGCTGGGACGCCGACATGGCTGCAGGCACCCTCACCTTCACGGCGAACGCCGACCCGTCGCGCCAGCTCGTGACGCGCGCTCACCTGATCGCGACGATCGCGCCGGGCCCCCGTTCCCTGCTGTGGGCCTGGGCCCACCCCCAGGGCGACCCGCAGGGCATCGCGGCACAGCTGCAGGCCTACGGCGCCGAGCACGGCATCGTCGAGCTCACCAGCCCCGAGGTGCCGTTCCCGGCCGACGCCGCAGCCGACGAGGAGTGGATCGCACAGGCCGCCCACGTGGTCGGCGGCGTCGCGGTCGAACTCACCGGCCGCGCGCCCTACTACTCCGCGCCGGTCGGCGGCGGCACCCGTGCCGTCTTCCTGCTCGATGCGCCGATCGCGCCGCTCACCGTAGCCGACGCGGTCATCGCCCTCCCCCGTATCCTGTCGGGCACGGCGCTCACCGACGCCCGCACGGCGGTGTGGGACCTCGCTCGTCTCGCGAACTGGACGCTCACGTGGACGGATGAGTCGTTCGGCGGCGCCACCGTCGTGGATGGTTCGGGCTCCGCCACCTTCCGCTTCGACGAGCAGGCACGCATCACCGGGATCGAGAGCACGCTCGCCGATTCCTGA
- a CDS encoding HpcH/HpaI aldolase family protein: protein MPFHLAPSFRARLAASERALIGMWACSGSPLVTEVAAGSGLDWLLIDMEHSANTLESVLLQLQVAAAYPIAPLVRVASNDTVAIKQVLDLGAQNIIVPMVSSAAEAQAAVAATRYPPEGVRGVGSALARSARWNRVDRYLQESAEHTSLTVQIETTAGVDAAAEIAAIDGIDAVFVGPSDLSASMGLLGQQTHPSVVTAVEHVFTAVQAAGKPVGVNAFDPVAADAYIAAGADFVAVGADVALLARASEALAARFITAEATERDSY, encoded by the coding sequence ATGCCGTTTCATCTAGCGCCCTCCTTCCGCGCACGTCTCGCGGCGTCGGAGCGCGCCCTGATCGGCATGTGGGCCTGTTCGGGGAGCCCGCTCGTCACGGAGGTCGCCGCAGGGTCCGGTCTCGACTGGCTGCTCATCGACATGGAGCACTCGGCGAACACGCTGGAATCGGTGCTGCTGCAGCTGCAGGTCGCCGCCGCCTATCCGATCGCCCCCCTCGTGCGGGTGGCGTCGAACGACACGGTCGCCATCAAGCAGGTGCTCGACCTGGGAGCGCAGAACATCATCGTGCCGATGGTGTCGTCGGCCGCCGAGGCCCAGGCCGCGGTCGCCGCCACCCGCTACCCGCCGGAGGGTGTACGCGGCGTCGGCAGCGCGCTCGCACGCAGCGCCCGCTGGAACCGCGTCGACCGCTACCTCCAGGAGTCGGCGGAGCACACCTCCCTCACGGTGCAGATCGAGACCACGGCGGGGGTCGACGCGGCAGCCGAGATCGCCGCGATCGACGGCATCGATGCGGTGTTCGTCGGTCCGTCCGACCTCTCCGCCTCGATGGGCCTGCTGGGGCAGCAGACCCACCCGAGCGTCGTGACCGCGGTGGAACACGTCTTCACCGCCGTGCAGGCCGCGGGCAAGCCGGTCGGAGTCAACGCCTTCGACCCGGTCGCCGCCGACGCCTACATCGCGGCGGGTGCCGACTTCGTGGCGGTCGGGGCGGATGTCGCGCTGCTCGCGCGGGCATCGGAGGCCCTCGCCGCGCGCTTCATCACCGCAGAGGCGACCGAGCGCGACAGTTACTGA
- a CDS encoding 2-keto-4-pentenoate hydratase, which translates to MLSDETIAQIAAELAEADRTHAVIPRITARYPEATVEDSYAIQGVWRDQNLAAGRRLVGRKIGLTSKAMQQATGITEPDYGVMFDDTVYPSGAEIPVDHFSNVRIEVELAFVLKQPLAGPDCTLEDALAAIDYAVPALEVLNSHIELEGRTIVDTISDNAAYGAMVLGDVHKRPDEIDLRWVPGVLSRNGEIEETGVAAGVLGHPATGVAWLANKFHQHGARLEAGEIILAGSFTRPMWVSRGDEVLCDYGPMGTITCRFI; encoded by the coding sequence ATGCTGTCAGACGAAACCATCGCGCAGATCGCGGCCGAGCTCGCAGAGGCGGATCGCACCCACGCCGTGATCCCGCGGATCACCGCCCGCTACCCGGAGGCGACGGTCGAGGACTCGTACGCCATCCAGGGCGTCTGGCGCGACCAGAATCTCGCGGCCGGTCGACGGCTGGTCGGGCGCAAGATCGGCCTGACCTCGAAGGCGATGCAGCAGGCGACCGGTATCACGGAGCCGGATTACGGCGTGATGTTCGACGACACCGTGTATCCGAGCGGTGCCGAGATCCCCGTCGACCACTTCTCGAACGTGCGCATCGAGGTGGAGCTCGCGTTCGTGCTGAAGCAGCCGCTGGCAGGCCCCGACTGCACGCTCGAGGACGCGCTGGCGGCGATCGACTACGCCGTGCCCGCCCTGGAGGTGCTGAACTCGCACATCGAGCTCGAGGGTCGCACGATCGTCGACACCATCAGCGACAACGCCGCGTACGGCGCGATGGTGCTGGGCGATGTGCACAAGCGTCCGGATGAGATCGACCTGCGCTGGGTCCCCGGGGTGCTCTCCCGCAATGGGGAGATCGAGGAGACCGGCGTCGCGGCCGGCGTGCTCGGCCACCCGGCGACCGGCGTCGCCTGGCTCGCGAACAAGTTCCACCAGCACGGCGCGCGTCTCGAGGCCGGGGAGATCATCCTGGCAGGATCGTTCACACGCCCGATGTGGGTGTCTCGCGGCGACGAGGTGCTGTGCGACTACGGACCGATGGGAACGATCACATGCCGTTTCATCTAG
- the hpaD gene encoding 3,4-dihydroxyphenylacetate 2,3-dioxygenase, producing the protein MTHREDMTLTSSGFYVSQEAPIRSDNPVATPQSTPPDILRCAYMELIVTDLAASRQFYVDILGLYVTEEDDEAIYLRSTEEFIHHNLVLRKGPIAAVAAFSYRVRTPEDLDRAVAFYTELGCDVRRNPEGFVKGVGDSVRVIDPLGFPYEYFHQSDHVERMSWRYDLHIPGELVRLDHFNQVTPDVPRAVGFMQDLGFRVTEDIQDDEGTVYAAWMRRKPTVHDTAMTGGDGPRMHHVCFATHEKHNILAICDKLGALRRSDAIERGPGRHGVSNAFYLYLRDPDGHRVEVYTQDYYTGDPDNPVVTWDVHDNQRRDWWGNPVVPSWYTDASLVLDLDGNPQPVVARTDSSEMAVTIGADGFSYTRADEREGKLGNQL; encoded by the coding sequence ATGACACACCGCGAAGACATGACCCTGACCTCCTCGGGCTTCTACGTATCCCAGGAGGCTCCGATCCGCTCCGACAACCCGGTCGCGACTCCGCAGAGCACGCCTCCGGACATCCTGCGCTGCGCCTACATGGAGCTCATCGTCACCGACCTGGCGGCATCCCGTCAGTTCTACGTCGACATCCTCGGTCTCTATGTGACGGAGGAGGATGACGAGGCGATCTACCTGCGATCGACCGAGGAGTTCATCCACCACAATCTGGTGCTGCGCAAGGGCCCGATCGCCGCGGTCGCCGCGTTCTCGTACCGTGTGCGCACCCCCGAAGACCTCGACCGCGCCGTGGCGTTCTACACCGAGCTCGGCTGCGACGTGCGGCGCAACCCCGAGGGCTTCGTGAAGGGAGTCGGAGACTCGGTGCGCGTGATCGACCCGCTCGGGTTCCCGTACGAGTACTTCCACCAGTCCGATCACGTCGAGCGCATGTCCTGGCGCTACGACCTGCACATCCCCGGCGAGCTGGTGCGCCTGGACCACTTCAACCAGGTCACCCCCGATGTCCCCCGCGCCGTGGGGTTCATGCAGGACCTCGGCTTCCGCGTCACCGAGGACATCCAGGACGACGAGGGAACCGTCTACGCCGCGTGGATGCGCCGCAAGCCCACCGTGCACGACACCGCCATGACCGGCGGCGACGGTCCGCGCATGCACCACGTGTGCTTCGCGACGCACGAGAAGCACAACATCCTCGCGATCTGCGACAAGCTCGGCGCGCTGCGCCGGTCGGACGCCATCGAGCGCGGACCCGGCCGCCACGGCGTGAGCAACGCGTTCTACCTGTACCTGCGCGACCCCGACGGGCACCGCGTCGAGGTGTACACGCAGGACTACTACACCGGCGACCCGGACAACCCGGTGGTCACCTGGGACGTGCACGACAACCAGCGCCGTGACTGGTGGGGCAACCCCGTCGTCCCCTCCTGGTACACCGATGCCTCGCTCGTGCTCGACCTCGACGGCAACCCGCAGCCCGTCGTCGCGCGCACCGACAGCTCCGAGATGGCCGTCACGATCGGCGCCGACGGGTTCAGCTACACCCGGGCCGACGAGCGCGAAGGCAAGCTCGGCAACCAGTTGTGA
- the hpaE gene encoding 5-carboxymethyl-2-hydroxymuconate semialdehyde dehydrogenase, which translates to MTDSRIPADLPDHIQHYIDGAFVDSVDGDTFDVLDPVTNQTYTTAAAGKKADIELAVAAAKRAFDEGPWPRMLPRERSRVLHRIADLVESRDARLAELESYDSGLPITQALGQARRAAENFRFFADLIVAQSDDAFKVPGKQMNYVNRKPIGVAGLITPWNTPFMLESWKLGPALATGNTVVLKPAEFTPLSASLWAGIFEEAGLPAGVFNLVNGLGEDAGDALVKHPDVPLISFTGESSTGQLIFGNAAPFLKGLSMELGGKSPAVVFADADLEAAVDATIFGVFSLNGERCTAGSRILVERSIYEEFVERYAAQAKRVKVGYPHDPATEVGALVHPEHYDKVMSYVEIGKTEGRLVAGGGRPEGFDEGNFVAPTVFADVSPDARIFQEEIFGPVVAITPFDSDEEALSLANNTKYGLAAYIWTNDLKRAHNFAQSVEAGMVWLNSNNVRDLRTPFGGVKASGLGHEGGYRSIDFYTDQQSVHITLAEKSHNPTFGKN; encoded by the coding sequence ATGACCGACTCGCGCATCCCCGCCGACCTTCCTGACCACATCCAGCACTACATCGACGGCGCCTTCGTCGACTCGGTCGACGGCGACACCTTCGACGTGCTCGACCCGGTGACCAACCAGACCTACACCACCGCCGCCGCAGGCAAGAAGGCCGACATCGAGCTCGCGGTCGCCGCGGCGAAGCGCGCGTTCGACGAAGGACCCTGGCCGCGGATGCTGCCGCGTGAGCGCTCCCGGGTGCTGCACCGCATCGCCGATCTGGTGGAGTCCCGCGACGCGCGTCTCGCCGAACTCGAGTCCTACGACTCCGGTCTGCCGATCACGCAGGCACTGGGCCAGGCCCGCCGCGCCGCCGAGAACTTCCGCTTCTTCGCCGACCTGATCGTCGCCCAGTCCGATGACGCCTTCAAGGTGCCCGGCAAGCAGATGAACTACGTCAACCGCAAGCCGATCGGCGTCGCCGGGCTCATCACTCCGTGGAACACGCCGTTCATGCTCGAGTCGTGGAAGCTCGGCCCCGCACTCGCGACCGGCAACACGGTCGTGCTCAAGCCCGCCGAGTTCACGCCGCTGTCGGCATCCCTCTGGGCCGGCATCTTCGAGGAGGCCGGGCTGCCCGCGGGCGTCTTCAACCTCGTGAACGGCCTCGGCGAGGACGCCGGCGATGCGCTCGTGAAGCACCCCGACGTGCCGCTCATCTCGTTCACGGGCGAGAGCTCGACCGGACAGCTGATCTTCGGCAACGCGGCTCCCTTCCTCAAGGGCCTGTCGATGGAGCTCGGCGGCAAGTCGCCCGCCGTCGTGTTCGCCGACGCCGACCTCGAAGCCGCCGTCGACGCCACGATCTTCGGCGTCTTCTCCCTCAACGGCGAGCGCTGCACCGCCGGCTCCCGCATCCTGGTCGAGCGCTCGATCTACGAGGAGTTCGTCGAGCGCTATGCCGCACAGGCGAAGCGGGTCAAGGTCGGCTACCCGCACGACCCCGCCACCGAGGTGGGCGCGCTCGTGCACCCCGAGCACTACGACAAGGTCATGAGCTACGTCGAGATCGGCAAGACCGAGGGCCGCCTGGTCGCCGGCGGCGGTCGTCCCGAGGGCTTCGACGAGGGCAACTTCGTCGCACCGACCGTGTTCGCCGACGTCTCCCCCGACGCCCGCATCTTCCAGGAGGAGATCTTCGGACCCGTGGTCGCGATCACGCCGTTCGACTCCGACGAGGAGGCGCTGTCTCTCGCGAACAACACCAAGTACGGCCTCGCCGCGTACATCTGGACGAACGACCTCAAGCGCGCTCACAACTTCGCTCAGTCGGTCGAGGCCGGCATGGTGTGGCTCAACAGCAACAACGTGCGGGACCTGCGCACCCCGTTCGGCGGCGTGAAGGCCTCCGGCCTCGGCCACGAGGGCGGCTACCGCTCGATCGACTTCTACACCGACCAGCAGAGCGTGCACATCACGCTCGCGGAGAAGTCCCACAACCCCACCTTCGGCAAGAACTGA